DNA from Methanomassiliicoccus luminyensis B10:
GGATCGGGCAGCTCCGCCTCCTCCACGTCCCAGGGGGTCTTGAAGGCCGGTTCCGCCACCGAGGGGACCCCCCACTGGGGGAATTTCAACTTCCCGCCCAGCATCTCCGTTTCCAGCCCCACGAACTGGACGCTCCCCACCATCGCGTCATGTCCCAAAGCCCGCTGGGCCGCCACCATGGCTTGAGACGAGGCCTCGGCATCGAAGTCCCCGGCGCAGACCTGGGGAGTGGGGACCCCCGTAACGTTCAACCCCAGGGTGAGGTCCCGGGGGAACACCGGCACCCGGTCGGGGATGCCGCCTTCAAGGGCACCGCGCATGCGCTCAAGAGCGGTCATCGCCTTCATCCTAATCCCACCTCAGCGGTCTCCCTTGGCGGCCCGGAGGAAGGTCATGTCAGTGCTGGCCACAACGTCGGGCAGGACGTTGATCTTCCCCGCGCCGAGCAGGAACTCGGCGGTGATGTTCAGGCTCTCCAGGTCCGTCGCGTTCAGTCCGAGATGGTAGTCCAGCGACGAGAGGCACTTCTCCTCGTTCGCCGCGCTTATGCCGATGATCTCGGCACACATCTCCACCGCCTGGGACGGGTTCGCCTCCATATACTCGATGGCGCGGTCGATGGCCTTGAGCACCGCGGTTATGGCCTCGGGCTTCTCCGCCACCGCCTTCTGGGACGCCATTATGGACAGCGGGTAGGTGCTGCCCAGCCCTGCGGAGGTGGCGATCTCATGCACTTCGCTTCCGCAGTAGTTCTCCACGTTGAGCGGCCAAGGTTCGCTCCCCATGACGGCGTCGACCTGGTCGGTCTTGACCGCCGCGGGCATGTCGGCGGGGGCAAGAGGCACGATCATATTCTCTATCTGGGACTGATCGAACCCGTTGGTCTCCAGCAGCCTTATCAGCGCGCCTTCCGAGCTCGATCCCGCCTGCACCCCTACCTTCTTTCCCGCCAGGGAGGCCACGTCCGGTATGGTCGCATTGCCCACCAGGCGATGCATTCCTTCGCCTCCCCCGTAGCTCGCTACCAGCCTGGCGCCGGGGAGGGTGGACATCATCGTCACCGCGGGAGCGTCGCCCATGGCC
Protein-coding regions in this window:
- a CDS encoding ABC transporter substrate-binding protein, whose translation is MKRKLAVAALAVVVIVASLFAAAFVLAPSEDDGMDIRITYSNKVDYEPFIIASALGCFEDEGLNVTPLIVSGGVQSAEAIATGSADLAAMGDAPAVTMMSTLPGARLVASYGGGEGMHRLVGNATIPDVASLAGKKVGVQAGSSSEGALIRLLETNGFDQSQIENMIVPLAPADMPAAVKTDQVDAVMGSEPWPLNVENYCGSEVHEIATSAGLGSTYPLSIMASQKAVAEKPEAITAVLKAIDRAIEYMEANPSQAVEMCAEIIGISAANEEKCLSSLDYHLGLNATDLESLNITAEFLLGAGKINVLPDVVASTDMTFLRAAKGDR